The sequence CACGATGAAGTGTTGCACCGAAAGTTCCACTTCTTCGTCGACATCAAACCTCAaagcattaatattatatatcaaggtagcttgtaatttactttcaCAAATCCAAAAGAGTTTGCGCATCAAATTCAGGAACAAACCTAAGTTCTTGGATCAACCCTCAGATTAAAGAATCAGAGGACTATTTGCATTCACAAAGATTataaacatttttatttaaatttattaaattgatatacGAGTTTTTACAAATGATTGAATTGATACCcgagttttttttataaatatcaaattgataCATGAGTTTTTGTAAATTCTTGGAGAGACACTTGACTGTCTTCATAATTGTCGAAAAGGTACCTATGCctatcttaaaatattttgtaaagataaaaatatcctTTAATCTAAAGTTAGTTTCTCTTTTCTCcatttgaatcaaaattattcctaaatatttttatttaattatcatggtatattttatgattaaataaataacatgttttaattataatagtaaaaatattagtaaatagtaatatataaatattttatcctttactgacccaaaaaattaaaaatacacttGATGGGTGccactatttttataaataaaaagggtACTggattttaaaactaaaaaagtataaaataaattttacttttaattactttaaagttatagtatttacaaaaaataatagaataatataattttattattatataaaaataacattaaaagGTTAcatgatataaataattagactGAGAAGCGTAATTAAAGTTCacaatttaaatcaataaataaaaataaagccACCTTGATAATGTAGatagttattaaaaatataaatgaatagaAATGGggatgaaatttatatttaatttctacaAATTAGAACATAAGAAAAAGAttggtgaaattatttttttattattagtttatttgtcttactatattttttcttaaattataatgtcttacaaattaaattcaaaaaattacttttggtTAAAATGTGTTCAGCTTTATTTTGAAACCATCACTTCCTACTCAATCTATTAAATGctaattttagttattgaatgaaatattcatatatactaAACTAATTTACTATTATTCATCATTCTCATtgaaaattgttataatagtacaatttatttaatatcatagGACTATATTGtgcttataaataaatagatttatataaaaattaagttataataaaagaggtaattttgttattataaaacgttctaaataaaaatatgcatccatttaacttttatataaaaactCCTGTACCAactagaaaatttataaatatttatgtatcaatttaaCATTTATGAAGAAATTTAAGTATCAATTATATCTTTTGTATAAACTCGTGTATctaaaaataacacaaaaacttaggtactaaaataatttttactcttATGTACTTTAATATAGTTGATGAGGAAGgtgaattatataaacaaacaatacatttaactaattcatttttcttatttttatatagggttagatttatataaaagcCGATCTATCTATTCAAAACTACTATATTTTATTcgttaaagataaaaattttattttgtgtaaaaaattcatttaaagcCGATCTATCTATTCAAAActactatattttattcattaaagataaaaattttattttgtgtaaaGATTCATTTATAGCACcatatactataaaaaatatctataagTGCATACCACAAGTTCTATGCTACtttattttaagtaaaaataaatttctttgaatGGCGAGGATAATGATGTAATGGTGATAAGGGAAGTTacataattactaaaatacccttttatTTATCATCAGCTTTTTATGTATCCTAGGGCTGCTCGCGTGGGGCCCATTGCGCAGGGACAGCAGCGGCGACATCAGGCTTTTATAGGGGGTGACGTGGCTCGCTCCTATTGGTGCTACGTGTCGCATAAACAGAGGGTACCGTACAAGTTTAAATAGtctcatttatgattattcagATACGTTTTTCACCACTCCATTTTACCGCTATATTTGTGATCTCACTCGATCTCGTTATCATATTTTTGACCCCaccttttctaacttaagcatcaaaGGGCCATCGTCGAGGGCTTCTCGGCTAGTTTTACGTTTGTTGTGTTCTCAGAATCCACAACAGGTAGCTCGAAAGAGGGAATCAACGACCTCAACCAAGCGATCCGACCCGGAAATCCTGATTTCGCGCGACCTACATCAAATGGAaagggatattttttttattctatggttattttattaactagtAATTAAGATTCATTTATTCAACTACtcttaatcaaatataaatttatttgaattgttcaaccattgATATATTAACGGTTTTTTTACAAACGATATCAAAacattaattagttataacggaaaattatgataaaagtttttttctagtgttaaataatattgatttatcataatatttaaatttagaataatttataatgtaagaaataaagttttacttttatttttatgaagagGTACGTACTTATAGTCTACACAAACAAATAAGTCAAAACGAATTAAATGCGTCCAAAACTTATCTTAATACTACTCACACATTGactaattttactaaaatttatatgttagCGTGAttcatatatcatataattaatttgagaaaaatataattttagttctataacttatgggatggtaattttggtcctgcacaacttgatttttgtaatttagtcttataagtttaaaaatttaacaattttcattctttgcCGGCCAATTTGGTCGGAAAATTGCACGTGACTTGCAGATGacccaattaaattgtaattttagtcctgtaacttaggGGGCGTTGActtttttggtcctataatttgGAGAGttgtcattttttgttcttcatgaatttatttacataactaaaattgcaagACGGTCAAATTGGCCggaaaaaggactaaaattgctaaaattataaagttatagAACTAAATTGTGAAAGATAATTTATACAGAACTAAAAATTCCATCcttaaattacaggactaaaattacaattttcccaATTAGTTTAAGTTGAACTCTTGaatttccaattaattttttgctcTACTCAAAGCCGGCTCCTCCATGTCAATAAATACATGACTATGAAGAACAAAACCAAAGACAAAGAAGAAGTGCCCTCACCTCACAAAACTAAGCTTCAAAATGTCGATACCTCTCcttatctctctctcattaATCATCCTTGTTTTCCTACTAGTCCGACGACGCCGCAACAGCCCGGCTGGTCGAAAACTCCGGCGTCCTCCGGGGCCTCCTGGCCTTCCCTTCCTCGGGAACTTGCTCCAATACAACCCCTCCGATCTCCATCTCCGCCTGACAAAACTCTCAGAAAAGTACGGCCCGCTTATGTACATGACGTTCGTCGGAAAGCCCGTGGTTGTGATTTCATCGGCCCGAGTGGCCAAAGAGGCTTTGAAGTACAATGACCTTGCATTTTCGAGCAGGCCTTCTACCATTGCATCGCGCAAAGTGGCTTACAACAACAGTGACATCTCCATGTCACCGTACACAGAGTACTGGAGAGAACTGCGGAAAATGGTCGTTCTTCGCCTCTTTACGGTCAAACAAGTGAACTCTTTCCGCCCTGCTCGAGAAGAAGAAGTGGCCCGCATGGTGAAAGAGATTTCCAGACGGGCCAACGCGCATCAGCCCGTTAACATTAATGAAATAGCGTTGTCGTTGTCGAGCAGGATGATATCTAGGTTTGCACTGGGGAAGAGGTACGACGAGGAGAACGGGCCGGAAAAGAGGAGGTTCGACAGGATTCTGCAGCTGCTTCAGTTGGTGTCGGTGGAAATTTTCTTTGGTGATTATTCTCCATGGCTGGGCTGGATTGACAGACTGTGTGGTAAGGTTTCTCAGCTTGAGAAGGCGTTCAAGGATTTGGATTCATTGTATGAAGAGATGATCGCGGAGCATCTGAGCCCGAATAGGCCCGAGTCTATGAACGGAGACATTCTTGATATGCTAATTCAGATGAAAGAAGATCGGTCGTCGACGGTTCAAATTGATTGGGATCATATCAAGGGCGTACTCATGGTACGTGTTATACTTTCATCAAATGTTTTGAAAATCGGTCCAAGACCCAACCGGGCAAATTACACACCGGTTgactatataaatatgtatacatacacatatatcaattaactaaataaaaaaagatacaaattttaaataattaaatatgataagtaCTTCTCTGGAAAATAGTTGGtagaaaataagatttttgATATGctgcattaattaatttctcatttactttttctctttaatttgttatatatcctcaattttaattatcaagtcatatattataaaataagaaatggCATGATTCATATTTCGAATAAAAACTAGATTAAATTaaggattttgaattttaaaaaaaggcacataatttgatttaattaataaacatttactagtttaatttagaattaaggctataaattaatttaattttggaaattgattctttttctaccggttcaccaattttttcctattagcacagatatttttcttttcaatctttAGGTGAAAATCAAATTGGAGTCATGCATGGCCGATCCCAAGTTAAATTGGTGGAGCTGGCCGGCAGGgacaaatccaaaaataaaaatttagagaactaaaaatatacttatatattatgttcGCATCACCACATCATTGGAAACAACCAAATAATTGAAGGTCAATTCTATCCGACATTAAAAACTATTAAGTCCTtctcatattatatattgatgaatGTATGGTTCGGATATATTAATCTAAATTATACAgttaattttgagtatatatttaaatgagtcatatgataaatttaaatggaaTAAGAAAATAGGGCGCACGGGGGaggggaaaagaaagaacataGACATACTAATCATTCCTTCTCTCCCACATCCTCAACTTGCAGAACATGTTCGTAGCCGGAACAGACACAACTGCAGCTACAATAACATGGGCAATGACAGCTCTGATCAAGAAGCCTCAAGTACTGAACAAAGTGCAACAAGAAATCAGATCTGTGGTCGGAAAGAAAGGCAGCGTAGCCGAAGATGATATACAAAAACTTCCCTATTTTAAAGCGGTGGTGAAGGAGACTCTGAGACTGTACGCACCAGCTCCACTCTCACTGCCCAGACTGACAATCAAAAGCAGCGTCATAGATGGATACGACATTGAACCCAACACCATAGTTTACGTGAACGTTTGGGCGATTAGCCGAGACAAGGATTTTTGGGAGAACCCGGATGAGTTCTTGCCCGAAAGATTCTTGAACAGTAGCGTGGACTTTAAAGGCCAAGATTTCGGGTTTCTTCCATTCGGGTCGGGGCGAAGAGTGTGCCCTGGAATGGCCTTGGGGACTGCAGAAGTGGAGGTGTCGCTTGCTAATATTCTGTATTGCTTCCACTGGGAATTGCCGCCTGGAATGGTAGAAGATGACGTTGATATGGACTTTTTGCCTGGAATTACTACTCATAAGAAAAATGCACTCTATTTGATGGCCAAAAGCTATCTGTAATAAGTAAGTTGGCGTCGTTATTACTGGTGAATAAGTTCGTTTTTTAATAGATAAGCAATGTGGGATTGTGAGAATTATAAAGAAGCAGCTTTCAGTTGTATGTAcgcatataattaaaaagacaaaataattatgattgtatAATTTGAGCATGTACAACTTATGATTAGAATAACAAATTGATTCAACATGGGTTCTTATCCTGTTGAACCAAATCAACACGGGTTATATTtgctgttttattttattatgtttaagtGCTTTggtatatgaaaataattaacaatagtGGTACCTTGGATGTGACACATGTTTGTTGGTCACGGAAATTCATGAAAAAGTTTGCCGGCACCTTTACCCAAAATTCTTcgctatgtttgttttcatttttaaattattttccaaacgagtcaaaacatactcaatgtttgccatcattaaaaaacaccttatttaggtgttttaaactgttttagcataaatacatatgtatacataaatatatataaaaaaacataatttgactatgaattgacaatgaatagtaatttttgtcttccaaaacacaatattaaacatacaatacttattttaaattatcttctaaaataaattcaaacaaacatactatttctaacacacacttatttatttttatttttctctctctatcttcatAAAACACAGCAAAACACTtaaaaaacgaatccaaacattaagCTTTTGTCTTGCTCAAGTTATCCTAATAATAAGTTTTCGacgatattattataattttctaattaataatatgatgttcaagaaatttaatttgaatttattatcatataaaaagGGTGCAATTAATAccataaaaaaaggaaaaatatataaaatatgacaaatcattagtagatagatagatagatgtTTGTCCCACTACTCACGCCGTAGACCAATTAAGCAAAACCTACCTTTGTACGTAATTACCACTTGCACAACTAGTTCATTATTTtcgaaattttaattctaaactCTTGAATTTTGCGGTAGAAATGACgtagttttttttccttttttttctaagagatgatataattaaagaacaataacaaaaaaaaaaagttctctCCATTCGAAATGTTTggccaaaattattttaataataattaggtaAATCAATTATCAGCAGTTacatcattatatatacattatatatgcATTCACATTCGAGGCGA comes from Sesamum indicum cultivar Zhongzhi No. 13 linkage group LG10, S_indicum_v1.0, whole genome shotgun sequence and encodes:
- the LOC105171816 gene encoding cytochrome P450 71A1-like; translated protein: MSIPLLISLSLIILVFLLVRRRRNSPAGRKLRRPPGPPGLPFLGNLLQYNPSDLHLRLTKLSEKYGPLMYMTFVGKPVVVISSARVAKEALKYNDLAFSSRPSTIASRKVAYNNSDISMSPYTEYWRELRKMVVLRLFTVKQVNSFRPAREEEVARMVKEISRRANAHQPVNINEIALSLSSRMISRFALGKRYDEENGPEKRRFDRILQLLQLVSVEIFFGDYSPWLGWIDRLCGKVSQLEKAFKDLDSLYEEMIAEHLSPNRPESMNGDILDMLIQMKEDRSSTVQIDWDHIKGVLMNMFVAGTDTTAATITWAMTALIKKPQVLNKVQQEIRSVVGKKGSVAEDDIQKLPYFKAVVKETLRLYAPAPLSLPRLTIKSSVIDGYDIEPNTIVYVNVWAISRDKDFWENPDEFLPERFLNSSVDFKGQDFGFLPFGSGRRVCPGMALGTAEVEVSLANILYCFHWELPPGMVEDDVDMDFLPGITTHKKNALYLMAKSYL